A genome region from Akkermansiaceae bacterium includes the following:
- a CDS encoding IS630 family transposase has protein sequence MDCSPDGKSVRRLQAIHLLLIGVSFGHVVRNSRRSERTVRLWVERFNSMGVDGLIHHPQPGRPRKLAGETVASTILPVVDDPSLANHTRWTVTKLCGWLREEKQLDLSYRTLVRYLHEHGYARRIPRRMPEPPDREQWEDRRESFCGELLAMLEGRGCDVFFGDEAGFEGDPRPRQKWVKRGSRPTQGYYGGHVHQNVVGAVNPASGQLVSLIVPHCDAEVFQAFLDTMAAEVPATKGRRVLLVLDNASWHKTKRLDWHHIEPVFLPPYSPDLYPIERLWQHLKSHHMAGYITKRGEKLNKKLFESLRALLDRPETIRSVCRTHYEQRQ, from the coding sequence ATGGACTGTTCCCCCGACGGCAAGTCGGTCAGGCGGCTCCAAGCCATCCACCTTTTGCTCATCGGTGTCTCCTTCGGGCATGTCGTGCGCAACAGCCGCCGCAGCGAACGCACTGTCCGGCTCTGGGTGGAACGCTTCAATTCCATGGGCGTCGACGGCCTCATCCACCACCCGCAGCCCGGCAGGCCGCGCAAGCTGGCGGGCGAAACCGTCGCCTCCACCATCCTGCCCGTTGTAGACGACCCCTCCCTCGCAAACCACACCCGCTGGACTGTCACCAAACTCTGCGGCTGGCTGCGCGAGGAGAAACAGCTCGACCTATCCTACCGCACCCTCGTGCGCTACCTCCACGAGCACGGCTACGCCAGACGCATCCCGCGCCGCATGCCCGAGCCCCCAGACCGCGAACAATGGGAAGACCGCCGCGAAAGCTTCTGCGGGGAACTCCTGGCCATGCTCGAAGGTCGCGGCTGCGATGTCTTTTTCGGAGACGAGGCAGGCTTCGAGGGCGATCCCCGGCCGCGCCAGAAATGGGTGAAACGCGGTTCCCGCCCGACCCAGGGCTACTACGGCGGGCACGTCCACCAGAATGTTGTCGGCGCGGTCAATCCCGCAAGCGGCCAGCTGGTGAGCCTCATCGTCCCGCACTGCGACGCGGAAGTCTTCCAGGCATTCCTCGACACCATGGCCGCCGAGGTTCCGGCAACGAAAGGGAGGCGCGTCCTGCTGGTTCTCGACAACGCGAGCTGGCACAAGACCAAAAGGCTGGACTGGCACCACATCGAACCGGTCTTCCTTCCTCCCTACAGCCCCGATCTCTATCCCATCGAACGGCTCTGGCAGCATCTCAAAAGCCACCACATGGCCGGATATATCACAAAGCGCGGGGAGAAACTAAACAAGAAGCTCTTCGAGTCCCTGCGCGCACTGCTCGACCGCCCGGAAACCATCCGTTCGGTCTGCCGGACACACTACGAACAACGGCAATAA
- a CDS encoding transposase, whose protein sequence is MEFLGNYFCQSVYHIERQTRQTAAPPAFRALIRRARSLSIVDVLHLFVHAERQRHLPGSDIAQAIKHTPNQWHKKYSSASGTERSNSTPTSSRTCSSATSWA, encoded by the coding sequence CTGGAGTTTCTCGGCAATTATTTTTGTCAATCAGTCTATCACATCGAAAGGCAGACCCGCCAAACCGCCGCACCACCGGCCTTCCGCGCACTCATCCGCCGCGCCCGCAGCCTTTCCATCGTTGATGTACTCCACCTCTTCGTCCACGCTGAACGCCAGCGGCACCTCCCTGGCAGCGACATCGCCCAAGCCATCAAACACACCCCCAACCAGTGGCACAAAAAATACTCTTCTGCTTCGGGGACGGAGCGCTCGAACTCAACACCAACCTCGTCGAGAACATGTTCATCCGCAACAAGCTGGGCATGA
- a CDS encoding zinc-dependent peptidase → MIWRKIRSLFPRVEHVPPVFRPEWKEQLLEKVPLYGRLPDDLRPLLHERIARFISSTRFEGCNGLELTETMILTVAAQAAMLVLFRDGEPYPALRTVYLYPTTFSSVLKRQDASGVVTEAEVHRLGESWETGTVILAWDSVAQGARNIHDARNVTFHEFAHQLDHEDGGTDGAPGLPSREAYRSWARVFQENYSDFLKQVDAGKRTLIDQYGATDPAEFFAVATETFFEKPRQLSRIRPDLYDELRNFYGVDPKEWLV, encoded by the coding sequence ATGATTTGGCGGAAGATAAGATCCCTGTTTCCAAGGGTGGAGCATGTGCCGCCTGTCTTCAGGCCGGAGTGGAAGGAGCAGTTGCTTGAGAAGGTGCCGCTTTACGGACGGCTGCCGGATGATCTCAGGCCCTTGCTGCATGAAAGGATAGCGCGTTTCATTTCATCCACCCGCTTTGAGGGCTGCAACGGGCTTGAACTGACCGAGACCATGATCCTTACGGTTGCCGCGCAGGCGGCCATGCTTGTCCTTTTCCGCGATGGAGAACCGTATCCTGCACTAAGGACGGTCTATCTGTACCCGACAACCTTCAGCTCCGTGCTGAAACGCCAGGACGCATCCGGGGTCGTGACGGAAGCCGAGGTGCACCGGCTGGGGGAATCCTGGGAGACCGGAACGGTGATCCTTGCCTGGGATTCGGTGGCGCAGGGCGCCCGGAACATTCATGATGCCCGGAATGTCACGTTCCATGAGTTCGCGCACCAGCTTGACCATGAGGATGGCGGAACGGATGGTGCGCCGGGCTTGCCGAGCCGCGAGGCGTACCGCTCGTGGGCGCGGGTTTTCCAAGAGAATTACTCGGATTTCCTCAAGCAGGTCGATGCCGGGAAAAGAACGCTCATCGATCAATATGGTGCGACCGATCCGGCGGAGTTTTTTGCTGTGGCGACAGAGACTTTTTTCGAGAAGCCACGGCAGCTTTCCAGGATAAGGCCGGATCTATACGATGAACTCAGGAACTTCTACGGGGTGGATCCGAAGGAGTGGCTCGTATGA
- a CDS encoding serine/threonine protein kinase — MSHVTSPTLEIKDLSRLLPAFEIEHLIAEGASCAVFKARQPALDRDVAVKILPRELAADASKRSAFQAEAKAMACLSHLSLIRVYDSDEVDGMPYMIMEYVPGKSLFRSSKGKAIDPGQAVCITIEICRGIAHSHAKGIIHGDIHPANILLNAECEPKIGSFGTGAADAKADVRAIVNMLRGLLTGESESQTSAIPDLRLAAICDDAEMRCEDATILADQLERWLSSGSSRLLTAASPKPYARPRPASPIAKPAGMPKRTASPVWDLVKSCAVIAFLLCTIHILWGVYQTKQATVARMQKEEDAKPKVIRIMRVAQDENTRNPLIAGNME; from the coding sequence ATGTCCCACGTCACGTCCCCAACCCTGGAAATCAAGGATCTCTCCCGTCTATTGCCAGCGTTTGAAATTGAGCACCTGATCGCCGAAGGCGCATCCTGCGCAGTTTTCAAAGCCCGCCAACCCGCGCTCGATAGGGACGTCGCAGTGAAAATACTGCCGCGTGAACTTGCGGCGGATGCTTCCAAGCGCAGTGCCTTCCAAGCAGAGGCCAAGGCGATGGCCTGCCTTTCCCACCTCAGCCTGATCCGCGTCTATGACTCCGACGAGGTGGACGGGATGCCTTACATGATCATGGAATACGTCCCGGGAAAATCGCTTTTCAGATCCTCCAAGGGAAAAGCCATCGATCCAGGGCAGGCGGTGTGCATCACCATCGAGATATGCCGTGGGATTGCTCATTCACACGCAAAGGGGATCATCCACGGCGACATCCACCCTGCCAACATACTCCTGAATGCGGAATGCGAGCCGAAGATCGGCTCTTTCGGCACCGGCGCTGCCGATGCAAAGGCCGATGTCCGCGCCATCGTGAACATGCTGCGCGGATTGCTCACCGGTGAGAGCGAAAGCCAAACTTCCGCGATTCCCGACCTCCGCCTAGCCGCTATCTGCGATGATGCGGAAATGCGCTGCGAAGACGCAACAATCCTCGCCGACCAGCTTGAGCGCTGGCTCTCCTCCGGGTCATCCCGCCTCTTGACCGCAGCTTCGCCAAAACCTTACGCACGGCCGAGACCCGCCTCACCTATCGCCAAGCCTGCCGGGATGCCTAAACGCACGGCATCGCCCGTGTGGGATCTCGTCAAAAGCTGCGCCGTCATCGCCTTTCTCCTCTGCACCATCCACATCCTCTGGGGCGTTTACCAGACAAAGCAGGCGACCGTCGCCCGCATGCAGAAGGAAGAGGATGCAAAGCCAAAGGTCATCCGCATCATGCGCGTTGCCCAGGACGAAAACACCCGGAACCCACTCATCGCCGGCAATATGGAGTGA
- a CDS encoding NYN domain-containing protein: MGNTPQDSIALLIDADNSPAAKIDFIISELASHGVVNIRRAYGNWTKRGLSGWIEVLHGYAIQPMQSFDLVKGKNATDMSLLIDAMDILYTKDIQTYCLVSSDSDFTPLIQRLRADGKKVIGFGDKKTPEPFIASCTHFLYLDDIPRVASSKSTKAAASSPDNQLKGNTKLMNTLRSAVKAAADEDGWAALGPVGSHITNQGPFDHRTYGFKKLSDLFAAIDLFEVKAEKSASQTNYRVRVKKA; encoded by the coding sequence ATGGGAAACACGCCACAAGACAGCATCGCCCTGCTCATCGACGCGGACAACTCGCCTGCCGCAAAGATCGATTTCATCATCTCGGAGCTTGCCAGCCATGGTGTTGTGAATATCCGCCGCGCCTACGGGAACTGGACGAAGCGCGGCCTTTCCGGCTGGATCGAGGTGCTCCACGGCTACGCGATCCAGCCCATGCAGTCCTTTGATCTGGTGAAAGGCAAGAACGCCACGGACATGTCATTGCTTATCGATGCGATGGACATCCTCTACACCAAGGACATACAGACCTACTGCCTGGTTTCCTCGGACAGTGATTTCACTCCGCTCATCCAGCGCCTTCGTGCCGATGGGAAAAAAGTGATTGGCTTTGGCGATAAAAAGACACCGGAGCCGTTCATCGCCAGCTGCACCCATTTCCTCTACCTTGATGACATTCCACGGGTGGCTTCCTCAAAATCCACGAAAGCTGCTGCCTCCAGCCCTGACAACCAGCTCAAGGGCAATACCAAGCTCATGAACACCCTCCGTTCCGCCGTGAAAGCCGCGGCTGATGAGGATGGCTGGGCCGCGCTCGGGCCTGTAGGCTCGCACATCACCAACCAGGGGCCATTCGACCACCGCACCTACGGATTCAAGAAACTCAGCGATCTCTTCGCCGCGATCGATCTTTTCGAGGTCAAGGCGGAGAAATCCGCCAGCCAGACGAACTACCGTGTGAGGGTGAAAAAGGCATGA
- a CDS encoding DUF1549 domain-containing protein, translating to MKTRNLPFLGALILLSLLLPAHGQLRDAVKPADDPAFLKKSALQIDQQIANFYRRKKLPVPEVTDDATFMRRAFLVAIGRIPTAEEALAFLEIEDESKREELIGYLMASKGYPSHMTNWAFDLLRLRDGRQGSQASNEPYRNWIRKAIDGNMPWDEFVTQLVSSSGDGWDPESASVGYYTIDRGMPLDNLANTMRIFLGSRMECAQCHDDPFGKTERMDFYHLAAFTNGQYELNKNYMAPLWREIQDDRQSRGQEYQVAQLFWDRIYGMALGGGGKGRIDLPSDYQYRDGSPGEMVGAKTPFGKSVRMSDRKDEGDGRKEFAEWIVTKTGGQFASVIANRMWERVMGKGIYEPVDEYIESRSTVYPELVDYISKLMHDLDYDLKAFQHVLMLTRTFQFATNPNPSTLAEGDDFHGRKIERLTSEQIWDSLITLASGDPDKKKFRTPDNRIYVGNRPVLVGKMDMPQLSREVLALESEQEVRKYFNDFVQKVRSGGGRSKGEDSMSMNTMQVTKYGRDAPVRASELPSPAPREHFLYLFGASDREVVEGASKEPNVGQVLSLMNGFVQRQLVGNSGAHIYKSLEGASTDEEKIRRLYVAILNRPPTAEEMGWMKEEVKSQGEEGLRNIVSALVMSSEFLFLQ from the coding sequence ATGAAAACCCGAAACCTCCCATTTCTCGGTGCACTGATCCTGCTTTCGCTGCTCCTGCCAGCCCACGGGCAATTGCGGGATGCGGTCAAGCCAGCCGATGACCCGGCTTTCCTGAAAAAATCAGCGCTCCAGATCGACCAGCAGATCGCCAATTTCTACCGCAGGAAAAAACTGCCGGTGCCGGAGGTCACGGACGATGCGACCTTCATGCGGCGCGCGTTCCTTGTCGCCATCGGCAGGATCCCCACCGCCGAGGAGGCCCTGGCCTTTTTGGAAATCGAGGACGAGTCGAAACGGGAGGAACTCATCGGATACCTCATGGCTTCCAAGGGCTACCCCAGCCACATGACCAACTGGGCCTTCGACCTCCTCCGTCTCCGCGACGGCAGGCAGGGCAGCCAGGCGAGCAACGAACCCTACCGGAACTGGATCCGCAAGGCCATCGACGGGAACATGCCATGGGATGAGTTCGTCACCCAGCTCGTCAGCAGCTCGGGCGATGGCTGGGATCCCGAGTCGGCCTCCGTCGGCTACTACACGATCGACCGCGGCATGCCGCTCGACAACCTCGCGAACACGATGCGGATTTTCCTCGGCTCCCGGATGGAGTGCGCCCAGTGCCACGACGATCCCTTCGGAAAGACCGAGCGCATGGATTTCTACCACCTCGCCGCTTTCACCAACGGCCAATACGAACTCAACAAGAATTACATGGCGCCGTTGTGGAGGGAAATCCAGGACGACAGGCAGAGCCGCGGGCAGGAATACCAGGTGGCGCAGCTTTTCTGGGACAGGATCTATGGGATGGCCCTCGGCGGAGGTGGGAAGGGCCGCATCGACCTTCCTTCCGACTACCAATACCGCGATGGAAGCCCGGGCGAAATGGTCGGGGCCAAGACGCCCTTCGGGAAATCCGTGCGCATGTCCGACAGGAAGGACGAGGGCGACGGACGCAAGGAGTTCGCCGAATGGATCGTCACCAAGACCGGCGGGCAGTTCGCATCCGTCATCGCGAACCGGATGTGGGAGCGGGTAATGGGCAAGGGGATCTACGAGCCGGTGGACGAATACATCGAATCGCGCAGCACCGTCTATCCCGAGCTGGTTGACTACATCTCCAAGCTGATGCACGACCTCGATTACGATCTCAAAGCCTTCCAGCACGTCCTCATGCTCACCAGGACATTCCAGTTCGCGACCAACCCGAATCCCTCTACGCTCGCGGAGGGCGACGATTTCCACGGTAGGAAAATCGAACGCCTCACCTCGGAGCAGATCTGGGATTCGCTCATCACCCTCGCAAGCGGCGACCCGGACAAGAAGAAGTTCCGCACCCCGGACAACCGGATCTACGTGGGCAACAGGCCGGTGCTGGTCGGCAAGATGGACATGCCCCAGCTCTCCAGGGAAGTGCTGGCCCTGGAGTCCGAGCAGGAGGTTCGGAAATATTTCAACGACTTCGTCCAGAAGGTGAGGAGCGGTGGCGGTCGGTCGAAGGGGGAGGACTCCATGTCGATGAACACGATGCAGGTCACGAAATACGGCAGGGATGCCCCTGTGCGTGCGTCCGAGCTGCCATCGCCTGCCCCGCGCGAACATTTCCTCTACCTCTTTGGTGCCTCGGACCGTGAGGTCGTCGAGGGCGCGAGCAAGGAGCCGAACGTAGGCCAGGTGCTCTCGCTGATGAACGGCTTCGTCCAGCGCCAGCTCGTCGGGAATTCCGGCGCACACATCTACAAGAGCCTAGAAGGCGCGAGCACGGACGAGGAAAAGATCCGCCGTCTCTACGTCGCCATCCTCAACCGCCCGCCCACTGCCGAGGAGATGGGTTGGATGAAGGAGGAGGTGAAATCGCAGGGCGAGGAAGGCCTGCGCAACATCGTCTCCGCCCTGGTCATGTCCTCCGAGTTCCTGTTCCTCCAATAA
- a CDS encoding DUF1501 domain-containing protein, which translates to MKHLLNKADEPTRRQFMQNAARAYLGVHLFPMLGSSIASAAPDGAAKGAKAKHVIYLYMSGGMSHLDTFDPKPKKKEVMGPATAIPTSADGVEISGYLPETAKVADKLCIINSLNSTQGAHEQGSYIMHTSYSQRGTIQHPALGSWVVKLGGRLHPELPGFVAVNSSPELTGGGFFGAKYSAAPIGSPDQGLQDSHRSGDVSKEDFSRRLSLADRLNKQFHDRYPNTDVKAYEELYREAIALMNSKDLKAFDLGEEDSATRQMYGSGNFAQGCLLARRLVEHDVRFVEVQLGGWDTHYDNFTAVEGRCKEFDQAYAALISDLEKRGKLKDTLVVVATEFGRTPEIKAEHGDGRDHHPGAFSCVLAGGGVKGGMKYGETDSTGGKVKENKVTVQDFNATIAYALGLPHDLVLMSPTKRPFKIADKGSPVTSIFG; encoded by the coding sequence ATGAAGCACCTACTCAACAAGGCCGATGAGCCGACCCGTCGCCAGTTCATGCAGAACGCAGCGCGCGCCTATCTCGGAGTCCACCTTTTCCCCATGCTCGGCTCCTCCATCGCCAGCGCCGCACCCGACGGCGCGGCCAAGGGCGCGAAGGCGAAGCACGTCATCTACCTCTACATGTCCGGCGGCATGAGCCACCTCGACACCTTTGATCCCAAGCCGAAGAAAAAGGAAGTCATGGGCCCCGCCACCGCGATCCCGACGAGTGCGGACGGGGTGGAGATCAGCGGATACCTTCCGGAGACGGCGAAGGTGGCGGACAAGCTCTGCATCATCAACTCCCTCAATTCGACCCAGGGCGCTCACGAGCAGGGCAGCTACATCATGCACACCAGCTACAGCCAGCGGGGCACGATCCAGCATCCGGCGCTCGGCTCATGGGTGGTGAAACTCGGCGGCAGGCTGCACCCGGAATTGCCCGGTTTCGTCGCCGTGAACTCCTCCCCGGAGCTCACCGGTGGCGGTTTCTTCGGTGCGAAATATTCCGCCGCTCCCATTGGCAGCCCCGACCAAGGCTTGCAGGACTCGCACCGTTCCGGGGATGTTTCCAAAGAGGATTTCTCCCGCCGCCTCTCGCTCGCGGACAGGCTCAACAAGCAGTTCCACGACCGCTACCCGAACACCGATGTGAAAGCCTACGAGGAGCTTTATCGCGAGGCGATCGCACTGATGAATTCCAAGGATCTCAAGGCCTTCGACCTCGGCGAGGAGGATTCGGCGACACGCCAGATGTATGGCAGCGGAAATTTCGCGCAGGGCTGCCTGCTCGCCCGCCGACTCGTCGAGCACGATGTCCGTTTCGTCGAGGTCCAACTCGGAGGCTGGGACACGCACTATGATAATTTCACCGCCGTGGAAGGCCGCTGCAAGGAATTCGACCAAGCCTACGCGGCACTCATCTCTGATCTGGAAAAGCGCGGCAAGCTCAAGGATACGCTGGTCGTCGTTGCGACGGAATTCGGTCGCACGCCGGAGATCAAGGCGGAGCACGGCGATGGGCGGGATCATCACCCGGGTGCCTTCAGCTGCGTCCTCGCGGGCGGCGGCGTAAAAGGTGGCATGAAATACGGCGAAACCGATTCCACCGGCGGCAAGGTGAAGGAGAACAAGGTGACGGTTCAGGACTTCAACGCCACCATCGCCTATGCCCTCGGGCTACCGCACGATCTGGTGCTCATGTCCCCGACGAAACGCCCGTTCAAGATCGCGGACAAGGGGTCTCCGGTGACCTCGATCTTCGGGTGA
- a CDS encoding alpha/beta hydrolase, whose protein sequence is MDWKRILIGKWNWKKPFISLGSIYFMLLLTSCFFADQLIFVPPSPSYTSSYPDLGLLKSTRGESIAYVHLPADKGMPTILYSHGNAEDLAQSEIIYEELHARGLGVMAYDYPGYGQSTGTPSEESCQRAIQAAWNHLADTGIPPSSIIIVGRSVGSGPSVWLASREKPAGLALISPFRSAFTAAIPTPVSIFPGDRFPNMGRIRSMHHPLLIIHGEDDRVINVSHGKKLFAASPATDKKLHLIPDAGHNDLFNIAGEEIVDLVGKFAERVAK, encoded by the coding sequence ATGGACTGGAAACGCATCCTCATCGGCAAGTGGAACTGGAAGAAGCCATTCATCTCCCTTGGCTCGATCTATTTCATGCTCCTGCTCACATCCTGTTTCTTTGCGGACCAGCTGATATTCGTTCCGCCATCCCCGTCCTACACCAGCTCGTATCCTGATCTTGGTTTGCTCAAATCCACCCGGGGCGAGTCCATCGCCTACGTCCACCTACCCGCCGACAAGGGAATGCCAACGATCCTTTATTCCCACGGCAACGCCGAGGATCTCGCCCAGTCTGAAATCATCTATGAGGAACTCCACGCGCGGGGCCTCGGCGTGATGGCCTACGACTACCCTGGATACGGACAATCAACAGGAACGCCCAGCGAGGAATCCTGCCAGCGCGCCATCCAGGCGGCATGGAATCACCTAGCCGACACCGGCATCCCCCCATCCTCAATCATCATCGTCGGAAGATCCGTGGGCAGCGGACCATCCGTCTGGCTGGCTTCTCGTGAAAAACCTGCGGGGCTGGCGCTTATATCCCCCTTCAGATCCGCTTTCACCGCAGCCATTCCCACCCCCGTATCGATTTTCCCCGGCGACAGGTTCCCCAACATGGGCCGCATCCGATCCATGCATCATCCTTTGCTCATCATCCACGGCGAGGATGACCGCGTGATCAATGTCTCCCACGGGAAGAAACTCTTCGCCGCCTCACCCGCCACCGACAAAAAACTCCACCTGATCCCGGACGCCGGCCACAACGACCTGTTCAACATCGCAGGCGAGGAGATCGTGGATCTTGTCGGAAAGTTCGCCGAACGTGTGGCGAAGTGA